In one window of Arthrobacter pascens DNA:
- a CDS encoding pirin family protein, producing the protein MTNLEVSPQQEVCPPAGPGGTSGPCLQLWPEREVPLGGVRAMNVQRTLPQRGLPTIGAWCFLDSFGPDRTAMSVLPHPHIGLQTVTWPLAGNIRHRDSVGSDVVVRPGELNIMTAGHGVSHSEFAVLPQADGGDSLPLQRGLQLWVALPDGERHREPAFEQHRELPSVTGEGFTATVMVGEFAGAVSPATMYSPIIGADISCSGHAVLPLNHDFEHAVLVLDGGLALDGQEVRPGPLGYLGIGRTSLEVQALPGTRFLLIGGEPFQEELLMWWNFVGRSHDEVEQAREDWEAQAGLPEAGASAARYGLVKGHGPEAGSEAGRIPAPPMPAVRLTPRKRAASP; encoded by the coding sequence GTGACCAACTTGGAAGTCTCTCCCCAGCAGGAAGTATGCCCGCCAGCCGGCCCCGGAGGAACCTCCGGCCCCTGCCTTCAGCTCTGGCCGGAACGGGAAGTTCCGCTGGGCGGCGTCCGCGCCATGAACGTCCAGCGCACGCTCCCCCAACGCGGACTTCCGACCATCGGTGCATGGTGTTTCCTGGACAGCTTTGGCCCTGACCGGACGGCCATGTCCGTCCTTCCCCACCCCCACATCGGCCTCCAGACGGTCACCTGGCCCCTGGCCGGGAACATCCGCCACCGGGACAGCGTGGGCAGCGACGTGGTGGTCCGCCCCGGTGAGTTGAACATCATGACGGCCGGGCACGGGGTCTCCCATTCGGAATTCGCTGTACTTCCACAGGCCGACGGCGGGGACTCGCTTCCGCTGCAGCGGGGACTTCAGCTCTGGGTGGCGCTTCCGGACGGCGAACGGCACCGCGAGCCGGCCTTCGAGCAGCACAGGGAACTGCCGTCGGTAACCGGTGAAGGCTTTACGGCAACTGTGATGGTGGGTGAATTCGCCGGTGCCGTGTCCCCCGCGACCATGTACTCGCCCATCATCGGAGCCGACATCTCCTGCTCGGGGCATGCCGTCCTGCCGCTTAACCATGATTTTGAACATGCCGTCCTGGTGCTCGACGGCGGGCTGGCGCTGGACGGGCAGGAAGTCCGGCCGGGACCGCTGGGCTATCTGGGTATTGGCCGCACATCGCTTGAGGTGCAGGCTTTGCCTGGCACGCGTTTCCTCCTCATCGGCGGGGAGCCGTTCCAGGAGGAACTGCTGATGTGGTGGAACTTCGTGGGCCGGTCCCACGACGAGGTGGAGCAGGCCCGGGAAGACTGGGAGGCCCAGGCCGGCCTGCCTGAGGCCGGGGCAAGCGCCGCCCGCTACGGTTTGGTCAAGGGGCACGGCCCCGAGGCCGGCTCCGAGGCCGGCCGCATACCCGCGCCTCCGATGCCGGCGGTCAGGCTGACCCCGCGGAAACGCGCCGCCAGTCCCTGA
- a CDS encoding ABC transporter ATP-binding protein produces MDQAMIEFKSVTKQYQGGHPAVDQLTMSIGNGSITVFVGPSGCGKTTSLRMINRMVEPTSGAITVAGKDVTSVPAAELRRSMGYVMQSSGLMPHRSVLDNIATVPRLNGVPKAQARKRAEELLDVVGLASALGRRYPSQLSGGQQQRVGVARALAADPPVLLMDEPFSAVDPVVREELQQELLRLQKDLAKTIVFVTHDIDEATILGDKVAVFGLGGRLAQYATPEEILRAPANDFVASFVGRDRGFRHLGFTVSDGVAIHPVPTLTAGDSGFSVDPAGSEWQLVVDADMRPLGWANPATDGDLIPGGSLFRPGDTLRRALDAALSSPSGLGVAVDSDARLLGVIRAQEVLALIEDARRLRQAAL; encoded by the coding sequence ATGGACCAAGCCATGATTGAGTTCAAGAGCGTCACCAAGCAGTATCAGGGCGGGCATCCGGCCGTGGACCAGTTGACCATGTCCATCGGCAACGGGTCGATCACGGTCTTCGTAGGACCGTCCGGCTGCGGCAAAACCACCTCGTTGCGGATGATCAACCGCATGGTGGAGCCCACCTCAGGAGCCATCACGGTAGCGGGTAAAGACGTCACGTCCGTTCCGGCCGCCGAGCTGCGCCGGTCGATGGGGTATGTGATGCAGTCCTCCGGACTGATGCCGCACCGCTCCGTGCTAGATAACATCGCGACGGTTCCGCGCCTGAACGGAGTCCCGAAGGCACAGGCCCGCAAGCGCGCGGAAGAACTGCTCGACGTCGTCGGCCTGGCTTCCGCGCTGGGGAGGCGCTACCCGTCGCAACTGTCCGGCGGACAGCAGCAGCGCGTAGGGGTGGCCCGGGCACTCGCCGCCGATCCTCCGGTGCTCCTGATGGATGAACCGTTCAGCGCCGTGGATCCTGTGGTCCGCGAGGAACTCCAGCAGGAGCTGCTGAGGCTGCAGAAGGACCTCGCCAAGACCATCGTCTTTGTCACGCACGACATCGATGAGGCCACGATCCTGGGCGACAAAGTGGCGGTTTTTGGGCTTGGCGGCCGGCTGGCGCAGTACGCCACGCCCGAAGAGATCCTGCGGGCCCCGGCCAATGACTTCGTCGCGTCCTTTGTGGGCCGCGACCGCGGTTTCCGCCACCTCGGCTTTACGGTGTCCGACGGCGTGGCCATCCACCCGGTGCCCACGCTCACGGCCGGAGATTCCGGGTTTTCCGTGGACCCGGCAGGCTCGGAGTGGCAGTTGGTGGTGGACGCGGACATGCGCCCCCTCGGCTGGGCAAATCCGGCGACGGACGGTGACCTCATCCCTGGCGGCTCCCTCTTCCGCCCCGGCGATACTTTGCGCCGTGCCCTGGACGCGGCGCTATCTTCACCGTCCGGTCTGGGCGTTGCAGTGGATTCCGACGCCCGGCTTCTGGGTGTGATCCGGGCACAGGAGGTCCTGGCTCTCATCGAGGATGCCCGACGGCTCAGGCAGGCCGCTCTCTGA
- a CDS encoding ABC transporter permease: MEWILSNSGMILERAGQHMVLALVPMVLGLVISIPLAQLARISPALRTVVLTASSLLYTIPSLALFIILPPLLGTRILDPLNVIVALTIYAVALLVRAALDAFDSVDEELRQAAVAMGYKPWPRFLQVDLPLSLPVLFAGLRVVSVSNISLVSVAALLGVGNLGMLFTDGLQRTFVTEVVVGIVAILVLALVMDAALVLMERLLTPWTRAADAAGPSPAVSAGIVADVRVHAGGGS, from the coding sequence ATGGAGTGGATTCTCTCTAACAGCGGGATGATCCTGGAGCGGGCCGGCCAGCACATGGTGCTTGCCCTCGTACCTATGGTGCTTGGGCTGGTGATCTCGATTCCGCTGGCCCAGCTGGCCCGGATCAGCCCCGCGCTCCGTACCGTGGTGCTCACGGCCAGTTCGCTGCTCTATACCATCCCGTCGCTGGCGCTGTTCATCATCCTTCCTCCACTGCTGGGTACCAGGATCCTTGACCCGCTCAACGTGATCGTCGCCCTGACCATCTACGCGGTGGCCCTGCTGGTCCGGGCCGCCCTGGACGCGTTCGATTCCGTGGACGAAGAACTGCGCCAGGCCGCCGTCGCGATGGGGTACAAGCCGTGGCCCAGGTTCCTCCAGGTCGACCTGCCGCTCTCCCTTCCGGTGCTGTTTGCCGGCCTCCGCGTGGTGTCCGTCAGCAACATCTCGCTGGTGAGCGTGGCTGCATTGCTGGGGGTCGGGAACCTGGGCATGCTGTTCACGGACGGCCTGCAGCGAACTTTCGTGACCGAGGTGGTGGTGGGGATCGTGGCCATCCTGGTGCTGGCCCTGGTCATGGACGCCGCGCTGGTCCTGATGGAGCGGCTACTGACGCCCTGGACCCGGGCAGCGGATGCCGCCGGCCCTTCACCGGCGGTCAGCGCAGGAATCGTTGCTGATGTCCGGGTCCATGCGGGGGGCGGATCATGA
- a CDS encoding ABC transporter permease, which translates to MSNIFTDTLAWIADPAHWTGRSGIPVRLLEHLEYSGLVLVIAAAIAIPLGLYIGHTGRGRVVAVGVAGALRALPTLGLLVLFALIAGSGLTPPVWALVILTVPPLLAGTYAGISSVDRDVVDAARAMGMTELQVLFDVELPNGLQVMFGGIRTAVLQIIATVSVVAYLPLGGLGRYLFDGLVLQDFPRMLAGSLLIAGLAIAVDLVLAGVQRLLLSPGLSPETPGGRKATTDLTAVAPAPAAVQGGNT; encoded by the coding sequence ATGAGCAACATCTTCACGGACACGCTTGCCTGGATCGCGGACCCCGCCCACTGGACCGGAAGATCCGGAATCCCCGTCCGCCTGCTGGAACACCTGGAGTACAGCGGACTGGTGCTGGTGATTGCTGCCGCCATCGCCATACCGCTAGGGCTGTACATCGGGCACACCGGCCGCGGCCGGGTTGTTGCCGTAGGCGTCGCGGGCGCGCTGCGGGCCCTGCCAACCCTGGGCCTCCTGGTTCTCTTCGCGCTGATTGCCGGCAGCGGTCTCACGCCGCCGGTCTGGGCCCTGGTGATCCTTACCGTGCCGCCGTTGCTCGCCGGGACGTACGCCGGCATCTCCAGTGTGGACCGCGACGTAGTGGACGCCGCGCGGGCCATGGGCATGACCGAGCTGCAGGTACTGTTCGACGTCGAACTGCCCAACGGCCTTCAGGTCATGTTCGGCGGTATCCGCACTGCCGTCCTTCAAATCATCGCCACAGTGTCCGTGGTGGCCTACCTGCCGCTGGGGGGCCTGGGCCGGTATCTTTTTGACGGCCTGGTATTGCAGGACTTCCCGCGCATGCTTGCCGGTTCGCTGCTGATTGCCGGGCTTGCCATTGCAGTGGACCTCGTCCTGGCCGGGGTGCAGCGGTTGCTTCTTTCGCCCGGCCTTTCGCCTGAAACCCCCGGTGGCCGGAAGGCCACCACCGATCTCACAGCTGTCGCACCGGCGCCAGCTGCTGTCCAAGGAGGCAATACATGA
- a CDS encoding ABC transporter substrate-binding protein has translation MKNHVRTTVTRRSVAGLAACIGIAVALSACGGSDPLAKPSTSAGNGSGQGKALTVGSADFPESQVIAEIYAGALNAAGITATTKPNIGSREIYFKAVQDGSVDLVPDYSGNLLSYVNPDAPEVSADDVYKALPGKLPDGLAVLEAAKAEDKDAMVVTKATAEKYQLKSIQDLAKVCKDLTMAAPATFETRAYGFPGLKDKYGCELKALKPFSDGGGNLTLQALLTDDVQVADIYTTTPSIADNDLVVLEDPKNNFKAQQVLPLYNKANMTDKAKDALNAVSRALTTDDLINLNRAVSGDQKQNAKDAAAAWLKDKGIVK, from the coding sequence ATGAAGAACCATGTTCGGACAACCGTGACCCGGCGGAGCGTGGCAGGCCTGGCCGCCTGCATAGGCATCGCCGTCGCTCTTTCGGCCTGCGGCGGCAGCGACCCGCTCGCCAAGCCCAGCACGAGCGCCGGAAACGGCAGCGGCCAAGGCAAAGCGCTCACCGTCGGCTCGGCGGATTTCCCGGAAAGCCAGGTCATCGCCGAGATCTATGCCGGGGCCTTGAACGCTGCGGGCATCACGGCAACCACCAAGCCGAATATCGGATCCCGGGAAATCTACTTCAAGGCCGTCCAGGACGGCTCCGTCGACCTGGTGCCCGACTACTCCGGGAACCTCCTGTCGTATGTGAATCCGGACGCCCCGGAAGTATCGGCTGACGATGTCTACAAAGCACTGCCGGGAAAGCTTCCCGATGGACTCGCCGTCCTTGAAGCCGCCAAGGCCGAGGACAAGGACGCCATGGTGGTCACCAAGGCGACAGCCGAAAAGTACCAGCTGAAGTCCATCCAGGACCTGGCCAAGGTGTGCAAGGACCTGACCATGGCGGCCCCGGCCACGTTCGAAACGCGCGCCTACGGCTTCCCCGGCCTCAAAGACAAGTACGGCTGCGAACTCAAGGCACTCAAGCCGTTCAGTGACGGCGGCGGAAACCTGACCCTGCAGGCCCTTCTCACCGACGACGTGCAGGTGGCCGACATTTACACCACCACGCCTTCGATCGCTGACAATGACCTGGTGGTTCTGGAGGATCCGAAGAACAATTTCAAGGCACAGCAGGTGCTCCCGCTGTACAACAAGGCGAACATGACCGACAAGGCCAAGGACGCCCTCAACGCAGTGTCGCGGGCCCTGACCACGGACGACCTGATAAATCTCAACCGTGCAGTCAGCGGCGACCAGAAGCAGAACGCTAAGGACGCGGCCGCCGCCTGGCTCAAGGACAAGGGAATCGTCAAGTAG
- a CDS encoding pyridoxal phosphate-dependent aminotransferase — MAEFKQSTKLHNVLYDIRGPILQAAQQMEAEGHRILKLNIGNPAPFGFEAPDAILVDMIRHLPHAQGYSDSRGIFSARTAVSQYYQTRGIQNIHVDDIYLGNGVSELITMSLMALLDDGDEVLIPTPDYPLWTASVALASGKPVHYLCDEESGWQPDLEDMEAKITPRTKGIVVINPNNPTGAVYPQETLKKIVALAEKHGLVLFADEIYEKILYEDAVHINLAALTGDDVLCLTFSGLSKAYRVCGYRAGWMAISGPKKDASDYLEGISLLANMRLCANVPAQHAIQTALGGYQSINDLILPGGRLLEQRNRAYDMLNAIPGVSTQQARGALYLFPRLDPEVYNIRDDEKFVLDLLREQKILVSHGRAFNWVRPDHFRMVTLPNVKDIEEAVGRMGDFLSRYQGN, encoded by the coding sequence ATGGCAGAATTCAAGCAGTCCACCAAGCTCCATAACGTCCTTTACGACATCCGTGGACCGATTCTTCAGGCAGCCCAGCAGATGGAGGCGGAGGGTCACCGCATCCTCAAACTGAACATCGGGAACCCCGCGCCGTTTGGATTCGAAGCGCCGGACGCGATTCTGGTGGATATGATCCGCCATCTGCCGCACGCCCAGGGCTACAGCGACTCCCGCGGCATCTTTTCAGCCCGCACGGCCGTCTCGCAGTACTACCAGACGCGGGGAATCCAGAACATCCATGTGGATGACATCTACCTGGGCAACGGCGTCAGCGAACTCATCACGATGTCCCTGATGGCCTTGCTCGACGACGGCGACGAAGTCCTGATTCCCACGCCCGACTACCCGCTGTGGACTGCGTCCGTTGCCCTCGCCAGCGGGAAGCCGGTGCACTACCTCTGCGACGAGGAGTCCGGCTGGCAACCCGACCTTGAAGACATGGAAGCGAAGATCACTCCCCGCACCAAGGGAATTGTGGTGATCAACCCGAACAACCCCACCGGGGCCGTGTATCCCCAAGAGACGCTGAAGAAAATTGTGGCGCTCGCGGAGAAGCACGGGCTGGTGCTTTTCGCTGACGAGATTTACGAGAAGATCCTCTACGAAGACGCTGTGCACATCAACCTCGCGGCGCTGACCGGAGACGACGTTCTTTGCCTGACTTTCAGCGGCCTGTCCAAGGCCTACAGGGTCTGCGGGTACCGTGCCGGCTGGATGGCCATCTCCGGCCCCAAGAAGGACGCCTCGGATTACCTGGAAGGCATCAGCCTGCTCGCCAACATGCGCCTCTGCGCCAACGTGCCTGCCCAGCACGCCATCCAGACGGCATTGGGCGGGTACCAGAGCATCAACGACCTCATCCTGCCCGGCGGCCGGCTGCTCGAACAGCGCAACAGGGCGTACGACATGCTCAACGCCATTCCCGGGGTGAGCACCCAGCAGGCCCGTGGCGCCCTCTACCTCTTTCCGCGCCTGGACCCGGAGGTCTACAACATCCGGGATGACGAAAAATTTGTTCTTGACCTGCTCCGGGAACAGAAGATCCTGGTCTCCCACGGCCGTGCCTTCAACTGGGTACGCCCGGACCATTTCCGGATGGTCACGCTGCCTAACGTGAAGGACATTGAAGAGGCAGTCGGACGCATGGGGGACTTCCTTAGCCGGTACCAGGGGAACTAG
- a CDS encoding polyphosphate kinase 2 family protein, whose amino-acid sequence MAAVVQFEQHPSETLKIGQGFTLADVDPDSTPGYRGNKADGRALLADLDGKLGELQEKLFAESRFGGTKRILLILQAMDTAGKGGIVSHVMSAMDPQGVQFKAFKAPTDEEKSYDFLWRIEKEVPAAGMVGVFDRSHYEDVLIHRVHSWATPEELKRRYVAINEFESRLTESGTKIIKVMLYISSEEQKSRLLARLDNPAKHWKYSHGDLDERAFFDDYMSAFQAAFDETNSEAAPWHVIPANKKWYARIAVQQLVLGALTDLDLQWPKAEFDVATERELVARS is encoded by the coding sequence ATGGCCGCCGTCGTTCAGTTCGAGCAGCACCCATCCGAGACGCTGAAGATCGGACAAGGCTTTACCCTGGCGGACGTCGACCCTGACTCGACGCCGGGCTACCGCGGGAACAAAGCCGACGGCCGGGCACTCCTGGCTGATCTGGACGGCAAACTGGGAGAACTTCAGGAAAAGTTGTTCGCCGAGTCCCGTTTCGGCGGGACCAAGCGGATCCTGTTGATCCTGCAGGCAATGGATACCGCCGGCAAGGGCGGCATTGTCAGCCATGTGATGTCCGCCATGGACCCGCAGGGTGTCCAGTTCAAGGCATTCAAGGCTCCTACCGACGAGGAGAAGTCCTATGATTTCCTGTGGCGGATCGAAAAGGAGGTTCCGGCCGCAGGCATGGTGGGCGTTTTTGACCGATCCCACTACGAGGATGTCCTGATCCACCGGGTCCACAGCTGGGCAACCCCCGAGGAACTCAAACGGCGGTATGTGGCCATCAACGAATTCGAGTCACGCCTGACCGAATCGGGAACGAAGATCATCAAGGTCATGCTCTATATCAGCAGTGAGGAGCAGAAGTCCCGGCTCCTGGCACGGCTGGACAACCCGGCCAAACACTGGAAATACAGTCACGGTGACCTGGACGAGCGCGCCTTCTTTGATGACTACATGTCGGCCTTCCAGGCCGCCTTCGATGAGACCAACAGCGAGGCGGCGCCCTGGCACGTGATCCCGGCGAACAAGAAGTGGTATGCCCGGATCGCCGTGCAGCAGCTGGTGCTGGGTGCCCTGACGGACCTGGATCTTCAGTGGCCCAAGGCCGAGTTCGACGTCGCCACCGAACGCGAGCTGGTGGCCAGGTCCTGA
- a CDS encoding exodeoxyribonuclease VII small subunit, with product MAETKPGSDIEALSYEEAREQLVAVVGRLEAGGASLEESLALWERGEALAKRCEEWLEGARKRLAAARDQPL from the coding sequence ATGGCTGAGACCAAGCCGGGTTCGGACATTGAGGCCCTGAGCTACGAGGAAGCCCGCGAGCAGCTCGTCGCGGTAGTGGGCAGGCTCGAGGCCGGAGGAGCCAGCCTGGAGGAATCCCTGGCGCTGTGGGAACGCGGGGAAGCCCTGGCCAAGCGCTGCGAAGAGTGGCTCGAGGGAGCCCGGAAGCGGCTCGCCGCCGCCCGCGACCAGCCCCTCTGA
- the xseA gene encoding exodeoxyribonuclease VII large subunit — translation MSEPAALPGPEATTLPATAAETTPDNPWPLQLLSQKLKAHIDRTPSAWVEGQVIELNRRGTNAYLTLRDVDAEVSLPASVWTKILERQNMPLERGSRVVALLKPEFWLKTGRLNMLVRDIRPVGLGDLLARIERLRQALSAEGLFADSRKKPLPLLPHRIGLITGRDSDAKKDVLQNAALRWPAVEFEVREVAVQGNTAVSQIIRALRELDERPDVDVIVIARGGGALEDLLPFNSEELIRAVAAAATPVVSAIGHEADRPLLDDVADLRASTPTDAGKRIVPEVAEELANVRQAREQLRRCIGRLVDREADRLLSLHSRPVMAAPEGMVTARSEDVERLLRRSSAAVSSIVVRAADQLVHLQAQVRALSPQKTLDRGYAVVELADARAAGTDVPAGHAVVRDPKEAPSGTPLSVRVARGRFGATSTGSIQQGETHG, via the coding sequence ATGTCTGAACCGGCGGCCCTTCCCGGGCCGGAAGCCACCACACTTCCCGCCACGGCGGCAGAAACTACACCCGACAACCCGTGGCCCCTGCAGCTCCTGTCCCAAAAACTGAAGGCCCATATCGACCGGACACCGTCGGCCTGGGTCGAAGGGCAGGTCATCGAGCTGAACAGGCGCGGTACGAACGCCTACCTGACCCTGCGCGACGTGGACGCAGAGGTATCCCTGCCGGCGTCTGTCTGGACCAAAATCCTCGAGCGGCAGAACATGCCTCTGGAGCGCGGCTCCCGTGTTGTCGCCTTGCTCAAGCCTGAGTTCTGGCTGAAGACCGGCCGACTGAATATGTTGGTCAGGGACATCCGCCCGGTGGGACTGGGCGACCTCCTGGCACGTATCGAACGGCTGCGCCAGGCGTTGTCCGCTGAGGGCCTTTTTGCCGATTCCCGGAAGAAGCCGTTGCCCCTGCTCCCCCACCGGATCGGCCTCATTACCGGCCGCGACTCGGATGCCAAGAAAGACGTCCTCCAGAACGCGGCGCTCCGCTGGCCCGCCGTCGAATTCGAGGTCCGCGAAGTGGCGGTTCAGGGCAACACGGCAGTGTCACAGATCATCCGGGCTCTTCGGGAACTCGACGAACGTCCGGATGTGGACGTCATCGTCATCGCCCGTGGTGGCGGCGCGCTTGAAGACCTTCTGCCGTTCAACAGCGAGGAGCTGATCCGCGCCGTCGCCGCCGCGGCGACGCCCGTCGTCAGCGCCATCGGGCACGAGGCGGACCGGCCCCTGCTCGATGACGTGGCAGACCTTCGGGCTTCCACCCCAACGGACGCAGGCAAACGGATCGTCCCGGAGGTCGCCGAGGAACTTGCCAACGTGCGCCAGGCCCGCGAGCAGTTGCGTCGCTGCATTGGCCGCCTGGTGGACCGGGAGGCCGACCGCCTGCTGTCCCTTCATTCCCGGCCCGTCATGGCCGCCCCGGAGGGCATGGTCACGGCACGGTCCGAAGACGTTGAACGCCTCCTGCGAAGGTCATCCGCCGCTGTCAGCTCCATCGTGGTGCGGGCAGCAGACCAGCTCGTCCACCTTCAGGCCCAGGTGCGGGCACTTTCACCGCAGAAAACCCTGGATCGCGGCTATGCGGTCGTTGAGCTCGCCGACGCCCGAGCGGCCGGAACTGACGTCCCGGCAGGGCATGCCGTGGTCCGGGATCCCAAAGAGGCGCCCTCCGGCACCCCTTTGTCGGTCCGTGTTGCCCGGGGCCGTTTCGGCGCCACATCCACCGGAAGCATCCAACAAGGAGAAACACATGGCTGA
- a CDS encoding 4-hydroxy-3-methylbut-2-enyl diphosphate reductase, with translation MTSSAVSLSMPTVPRRRRSPEDVAAAAPVSGPKKVLLAAPRGYCAGVDRAVIAVEKALEHYGPPVYVRKQIVHNVHVVSSLEEQGAIFVDETDEVPEGALVIFSAHGVSPAVVQSAEDRGLRTIDATCPLVTKVHKEAVRFAKDDFDILLIGHDGHEEVEGTAGEAPEHIQIINGPHEVDKVTVRDPEKVIWLSQTTLSVDETMETVRLLKERFPTLQDPPSDDICYATTNRQVAIKKISPQADLVIVVGSANSSNSVRLVEVALEYGAKASYRVDFANEVDETWFEGVATVGVTSGASVPEVLVKDVLRLLADYGYGTVEEVVTAEEDLLFSLPKELRATLKEAGDVSRALGGRRPRS, from the coding sequence ATGACCTCCTCAGCAGTTTCCCTTTCGATGCCGACCGTCCCGCGAAGGCGGCGTTCCCCTGAGGACGTTGCCGCGGCCGCACCGGTTTCCGGTCCCAAGAAGGTCCTGCTGGCCGCTCCCCGCGGGTATTGCGCCGGTGTGGACAGGGCTGTTATCGCCGTGGAAAAGGCTCTTGAACACTACGGCCCGCCGGTTTATGTGCGGAAGCAAATCGTGCACAACGTCCATGTGGTCAGCTCACTTGAGGAACAGGGGGCCATCTTCGTCGATGAAACCGACGAGGTTCCCGAAGGAGCCCTCGTGATCTTCTCCGCGCACGGCGTATCGCCCGCCGTCGTCCAGTCCGCTGAGGACCGTGGGCTGCGCACCATTGACGCGACGTGCCCTCTGGTCACGAAGGTGCACAAGGAAGCCGTCCGTTTCGCCAAGGATGACTTCGACATTCTGCTGATCGGCCACGACGGGCATGAGGAAGTTGAAGGAACGGCCGGTGAAGCTCCGGAACACATCCAGATCATCAACGGACCCCACGAGGTGGATAAGGTCACAGTCAGGGATCCGGAGAAAGTCATCTGGCTGTCGCAGACCACCCTTAGCGTCGACGAGACCATGGAAACGGTCAGGCTGTTGAAGGAACGGTTCCCCACCCTGCAGGATCCGCCCAGCGACGATATCTGCTATGCAACCACCAACCGCCAGGTGGCCATCAAGAAGATCTCCCCCCAAGCAGATCTTGTCATCGTGGTGGGTTCAGCCAACTCCTCGAACTCTGTACGCCTGGTGGAAGTCGCCCTCGAATACGGCGCCAAAGCCTCCTACCGCGTGGACTTCGCCAATGAAGTGGACGAGACATGGTTCGAAGGCGTTGCGACCGTGGGCGTCACGTCGGGGGCGTCAGTCCCCGAAGTGCTGGTCAAGGACGTGCTGCGGCTGCTGGCGGATTACGGCTACGGCACCGTGGAAGAAGTCGTTACAGCGGAAGAGGACCTGCTTTTCTCGCTTCCGAAGGAGCTGCGGGCAACCCTTAAGGAGGCCGGCGACGTCAGCCGTGCACTGGGCGGACGCCGGCCCCGCAGCTAG
- a CDS encoding DNA recombination protein RmuC — translation MDAFAVILALLTLLLGALVGAAVMYFSLRTRSHALEEDFDAVSSRLSEVSAQYAAADAERRLLASQNRELGESRSQDGNVLRALAPVAEKLTAVQQQVALLERDRLEQYGQLAQQLQEARLSDEQLIRSTHALESALRSNSARGQWGEVQLRRVVEASGMLRHVDFLEQVHSGGGDSAVRPDLVVQLPGEKQLVVDAKVPLSSYLEAQELGSREPGRGSSNAGLAQGPQQALLAAHAKALRAHVDSLSTKKYWDIPGNSPELVICFLPAESILAAALMADATLLDHALSRNVVLASPSTLLAVLKSVAFTWRQDVLTDSARELFDLARQLYERMGTLGENVSKLGSSLKSSVDRYNSMVGTLEARILPTARKLNALDESGLVTPAAVEVTPRSLAAPEFHERETAA, via the coding sequence ATGGATGCTTTCGCCGTGATTCTTGCCCTGTTGACGCTGCTGCTAGGTGCGCTTGTAGGCGCCGCTGTCATGTACTTTTCCTTGCGCACGCGCAGTCATGCCCTCGAAGAGGATTTCGACGCCGTCTCATCGCGCCTTTCCGAGGTCAGTGCACAGTACGCGGCCGCCGACGCCGAGCGCCGGCTGCTCGCCTCGCAGAACCGCGAGCTGGGCGAGTCCCGCAGCCAGGACGGGAACGTGCTCCGGGCCTTGGCTCCCGTGGCGGAAAAACTGACAGCCGTCCAGCAGCAGGTCGCGCTGCTGGAACGCGACAGGCTGGAACAGTACGGGCAGCTTGCCCAGCAGCTGCAGGAGGCGAGATTGTCGGATGAGCAGCTGATCCGTTCCACGCATGCCCTGGAATCCGCGCTCCGCTCCAACAGCGCCCGCGGGCAATGGGGGGAAGTCCAGCTGCGCCGCGTGGTGGAGGCTTCCGGCATGCTGCGCCACGTGGATTTCCTGGAACAGGTCCACAGCGGCGGCGGCGATTCAGCAGTCCGCCCCGACCTGGTAGTGCAGCTGCCGGGTGAAAAGCAGTTGGTTGTAGATGCCAAGGTGCCGTTGTCCTCCTACCTTGAGGCCCAGGAACTCGGCTCCCGCGAGCCCGGGCGCGGTTCGTCGAACGCTGGCCTGGCTCAGGGGCCCCAGCAGGCGCTGCTGGCCGCCCACGCCAAAGCACTCCGTGCGCACGTCGATTCCCTCAGCACCAAGAAGTACTGGGACATCCCCGGCAACTCCCCTGAGCTGGTGATCTGCTTCCTCCCGGCGGAATCAATTCTGGCCGCGGCCCTGATGGCTGATGCGACTCTCCTGGACCATGCATTGTCCCGGAACGTGGTCCTTGCCTCACCCAGCACGTTGCTGGCCGTACTCAAATCCGTCGCGTTCACATGGCGGCAGGATGTGCTCACGGACAGCGCCCGTGAGCTGTTCGACCTTGCCCGGCAGCTGTACGAGCGCATGGGCACCCTGGGCGAGAACGTGAGCAAGCTGGGTTCGTCCCTGAAGTCATCGGTGGACCGGTACAACTCCATGGTGGGCACGCTGGAGGCACGGATCCTGCCGACCGCCCGGAAACTCAATGCCCTGGACGAGTCAGGCCTGGTGACTCCCGCCGCAGTGGAGGTGACACCGCGTTCCCTGGCTGCGCCAGAGTTTCATGAACGTGAAACTGCGGCCTGA